From the genome of Sphingomonas sp. HMP6, one region includes:
- a CDS encoding F0F1 ATP synthase subunit delta, with protein sequence METSGGIQASLSGRYATALFELARDSKAIDAVEASLGRVRETIAQSAEFAALIASPIVSRGAAAKAIAAAAELIDVDDTTAKFLGVLAENRRLAKLPAIIRDFRNLAARHRGETTAEVTSAHPLSDDQVDALKAQLRTRIGTDVSVDLAVDPALLGGLVVQIGSQRIDSSIRTRLNSLALAMKG encoded by the coding sequence GTGGAGACATCCGGCGGTATTCAAGCAAGCTTAAGCGGACGCTATGCGACCGCGTTGTTCGAGCTCGCGCGTGACAGCAAGGCGATCGACGCAGTCGAAGCCAGCCTGGGCCGCGTGCGCGAGACGATTGCGCAATCGGCTGAGTTCGCAGCGCTCATCGCCAGCCCGATCGTATCGCGCGGCGCCGCCGCAAAGGCGATCGCTGCTGCGGCCGAGTTGATCGACGTCGATGATACGACGGCGAAGTTTCTGGGCGTTCTCGCCGAGAATCGTCGTCTGGCGAAGCTTCCGGCGATCATCCGCGATTTTCGCAATCTTGCCGCGCGCCACCGTGGTGAGACGACGGCGGAGGTCACGTCGGCCCACCCGCTCAGCGACGATCAGGTCGACGCGCTGAAAGCACAGCTTCGCACCCGCATCGGCACCGATGTTTCGGTCGATCTCGCGGTCGATCCCGCACTTCTCGGCGGTCTGGTTGTCCAGATCGGCTCGCAACGGATCGATTCGTCGATCCGCACCCGTTTGAACTCACTCGCGCTCGCGATGAAAGGCTAA
- a CDS encoding methyl-accepting chemotaxis protein, producing the protein MNSIARLRLPPILAATLGRWVDRWEAGGRNMRVQLRRIVFALLGIQALLALALIGTTLTTSHRVTALVMDRLYPIGELQRVNASYATALLTAHKVRSGNLSPVGAIATIEGTRAEIATSWAAFTRHNLDTRRAAEVAQVATARRDADAALDRLLDLLRSGRTDQLDFFVSGALYAAIDPLTGTSSTLIADLRSDAAQERAALERAFVQVYILVAFVTVAAILVACWGMRMLSRRVEQPLAQIAEATRDITLERADAPIPALDRSDEIGDIARALAFARQRSADARRLREEARQTADAVGMRERHEQAARARRAAHLDALFEAFEGEAGAAVRQLASAGPALRETASAMSGEAGATEQQAMATAAIAEQSANNARTITHSAAALAGAIERISREANESRASVATVRARTLEGRDRAESLGEMIVEIAAVLDLIAAVAGQTNLLALNATIEAARAGEAGRGFAVVADEVKGLARQTQSAAGRIEARLAAVRNASDTVLATIESVDALVAELDQSSANVASAVDQQRGMTQAIAHAIAEVEDGTADAAANMQTLRERAERSRHTADQVTRTAGDVAGGVEQLRGQINRLIADVRAA; encoded by the coding sequence ATGAACAGCATCGCCCGGCTACGCTTGCCCCCGATTCTTGCTGCAACTCTCGGTCGCTGGGTCGATCGGTGGGAGGCGGGCGGTCGCAACATGCGCGTACAATTGCGGCGGATTGTCTTTGCGTTGCTTGGAATTCAGGCACTGCTTGCGCTGGCGTTAATTGGAACCACGCTGACAACCAGTCACCGCGTCACCGCGCTGGTGATGGATCGGCTGTACCCGATCGGTGAGTTGCAGCGGGTGAACGCAAGCTATGCCACCGCGCTGCTCACCGCGCACAAGGTCCGCAGCGGAAATCTTTCTCCGGTCGGTGCGATCGCGACGATCGAGGGAACCCGCGCGGAGATCGCGACGAGCTGGGCGGCGTTCACCCGTCACAATCTCGATACGCGTCGCGCCGCCGAAGTCGCGCAGGTCGCGACGGCGCGGCGGGATGCCGACGCTGCGCTCGATCGCCTGCTGGACCTGCTGCGCTCGGGCCGCACCGATCAGCTCGATTTCTTCGTCAGCGGCGCGCTCTATGCCGCGATTGACCCGCTGACCGGCACCAGCAGCACGCTGATCGCCGATCTGCGCAGCGACGCAGCACAGGAGCGTGCCGCGCTCGAGCGGGCCTTTGTCCAAGTCTATATTCTCGTCGCCTTCGTCACGGTTGCCGCGATCCTCGTCGCCTGTTGGGGGATGCGGATGCTGAGCCGCCGAGTCGAGCAGCCGCTTGCCCAGATCGCCGAGGCAACGCGCGACATCACCCTGGAACGCGCCGACGCGCCGATTCCCGCGCTCGACCGCAGCGACGAGATTGGCGACATCGCGCGCGCGCTTGCGTTTGCGCGGCAACGCTCGGCCGATGCGCGGCGCTTGCGCGAGGAGGCGCGCCAGACCGCCGATGCGGTGGGCATGCGCGAGCGCCACGAGCAGGCCGCGCGCGCCCGCCGCGCCGCGCATCTCGACGCGCTGTTCGAGGCGTTCGAAGGTGAGGCGGGGGCAGCCGTCCGGCAATTGGCGTCGGCCGGGCCTGCCTTGCGCGAGACCGCGAGCGCCATGTCGGGCGAAGCCGGTGCGACCGAACAGCAAGCGATGGCGACCGCCGCGATCGCCGAGCAGAGCGCCAACAACGCGCGCACCATCACCCATTCCGCCGCTGCGCTCGCCGGGGCGATCGAGCGGATCAGCCGCGAGGCGAACGAATCGCGCGCCAGCGTCGCCACCGTTCGCGCCCGCACGCTGGAAGGGCGCGACCGCGCCGAATCGCTTGGCGAGATGATCGTCGAGATCGCGGCGGTGCTCGACCTGATCGCGGCGGTCGCGGGGCAGACCAATTTGCTCGCGCTCAACGCCACGATCGAGGCAGCGCGCGCGGGTGAGGCGGGGCGCGGCTTCGCGGTCGTCGCCGATGAAGTGAAGGGGTTGGCACGCCAGACGCAATCGGCCGCCGGGCGGATCGAGGCGCGCCTTGCCGCCGTGCGCAACGCCAGCGACACCGTGCTCGCGACGATCGAGTCGGTCGATGCGCTGGTGGCCGAGCTCGACCAATCGTCGGCGAATGTCGCGAGCGCGGTCGACCAGCAACGCGGCATGACGCAAGCGATTGCGCACGCGATTGCCGAAGTGGAGGACGGCACCGCCGACGCCGCCGCCAACATGCAGACCTTGCGCGAGCGCGCCGAACGATCGCGCCACACCGCCGACCAGGTGACGCGCACGGCGGGGGATGTTGCCGGCGGGGTCGAGCAATTGCGCGGCCAGATCAACCGCTTGATCGCCGACGTCCGCGCGGCGTAG
- a CDS encoding dienelactone hydrolase family protein, whose product MTGAMEKMTMSDGAEVAVYHVQPTGVRKGGLVLVQEIFGVTDHIRDLCDGYAADGYEVLSPALFDREHPGFEAEYSGDGFARAVQLARELHPFDLSLADVQTCVDALAATGPVFVVGYCYGGSVAWFAATRMHGVAAASGYYGSLIPAAADEEPKVPVILHFGRFDTGIPMEGVDTVIAKDWPKATVHVYEAGHGFNSDRRKDYHEPSADLARERTLELFEANGG is encoded by the coding sequence ATGACCGGCGCGATGGAAAAGATGACGATGTCGGATGGCGCGGAGGTCGCCGTCTATCATGTGCAACCTACGGGCGTGCGCAAAGGTGGCCTTGTGCTCGTCCAGGAAATCTTCGGCGTGACCGATCATATCCGCGATCTGTGCGACGGCTATGCCGCCGACGGCTATGAAGTGCTGTCGCCGGCCTTGTTCGACCGCGAGCATCCCGGGTTCGAGGCTGAGTATTCCGGCGACGGTTTCGCCCGCGCGGTGCAACTGGCGCGCGAACTCCACCCGTTCGACCTGTCGCTCGCCGATGTGCAGACCTGCGTCGATGCGCTTGCCGCCACGGGACCGGTGTTCGTCGTCGGCTATTGCTATGGCGGGTCGGTGGCCTGGTTCGCGGCGACCCGGATGCACGGTGTGGCGGCGGCATCGGGCTATTATGGCAGCTTGATCCCGGCGGCGGCGGATGAGGAACCGAAGGTGCCCGTCATCCTCCACTTCGGCCGTTTCGACACCGGCATCCCGATGGAGGGCGTGGACACAGTGATCGCCAAGGATTGGCCCAAGGCGACGGTACACGTGTATGAGGCCGGTCACGGTTTCAATTCGGACCGGCGCAAGGACTATCATGAGCCGAGCGCCGATCTTGCGCGGGAGCGGACGTTGGAATTGTTCGAGGCGAATGGGGGGTAA